The Eurosta solidaginis isolate ZX-2024a chromosome 4, ASM4086904v1, whole genome shotgun sequence genome includes a window with the following:
- the LOC137249802 gene encoding uncharacterized protein: MRDELLVRLLCMEILKQPIYAAKQDLQLRHEQYRIEHKNSDYTNNAHLQTEIENLCEGGESGEIVPGMSHVYAVFNIPVPFKQELAAKNSTSQSFFSILAEDNSMLVASGLQCVEDLTTLC, translated from the coding sequence ATGCGTGATGAACTGCTGGTACGATTACTTTGCATGGAAATATTGAAGCAACCCATTTACGCCGCCAAACAGGATTTACAATTAAGACATGAACAATATCGCATTGAACATAAAAACTCGGACTACACCAATAATGCGCATTTACAAACCGAAATCGAAAATTTGTGTGAAGGTGGTGAGAGTGGCGAGATTGTGCCCGGTATGTCACATGTCTATGCCGTTTTTAATATACCAGTACCATTTAAACAAGAATTAGCTGCCAAAAATAGCACATCACAATCATTCTTTTCTATATTGGCTGAAGATAATAGCATGTTAGTTGCTAGCGGTTTACAATGTGTCGAAGATCTTACAACGTTGTGTTAA
- the LOC137249801 gene encoding uncharacterized protein, protein MTRYGQLRKAYEKRASYFKVPCHLCSARHPIRLCPVYRSKTPEERMREALLGNYCGNCLSMAHRTAGCTSNGRCRRCGEKHHTTLHVDEQTKASREPYKSWSVQVEEEERDNLEGALSLYASDIEAEEMGREITERDTYSQPASMVQERSEPLPFRLSDRPEPLPFRLSGGSEPRLFRPLLQHERQQSNRTPHRRRRHRQRPQLANNNTNRRHEAITTSLPRSTPTAADSRGVIATRQLRTPLTFRSGRTGLDPVAGPVLRPMISLSPTAIVKIEAGGRLHLVRALIDVCSPSTVISADLVRDLRLDETRVGSQTGCVVCLRGKHGDNKRIATHAVVTPHFHRVAPSHSLDAAIAAMYTHICLADPKFYVASPVRLVLGADVYADIILNQVLPASFGPLLAQSTIFGFVLSGVSRA, encoded by the coding sequence atgacccgctacggccAATTGCGCAAGGCATATGAAAAAAGGGCCAGCTATTTCAAGGTCCCATGCCATTTGTGTTCGGCTAGGCATCCGATCCGTTTATGCCCAGTCTACCGTTCAAAGACGCCTGAGGAACGGATGCGCGAAGCTCTTCTGGGCAATTATTGTGGCAATTGCCTCTCCATGGCGCATCGCACGGCTGGTTGCACAAGCAACGGGAGATGTCGACGATGTGgcgagaaacaccacaccacccttCACGTGGATGAGCAAACCAAAGCCTCACGTGAGCCGTACAAGTCGTGGAGCGTACAGGTAGAGGAGGAAGAACGCGATAACCTCGAAGGGGCGTTATCACTATACGCCTCCGATATTGAGGCGGAGGAAATGGGACGAGAAATCACGGAGAGGGACACCTATTCTCAACCGGCCAGCATGGTCCAagagagatcggaaccactgcccttccgactctcCGATAGAccggaaccactgcccttccgactatCAGGGGGATCGGAACCACGGCTCTTCCGACCCCTGCTACAACATGAGCGCCAACAGTCGAACAGAACCCCCCACCGTCGTCGCCGACACCGACAACGCCCCCAGCtggccaacaacaacacaaatcgccgtcacgaagccatcacgaccagcctgcctcgctctacgccgaccgccgccgattctcgaggagtcattgccactcgccagctaaggacgccgctaacgttccgcagtggacgtacagggctggaccccgtcgctggaccggtactgcggcccatgatctcgctttcgccgaccgctatcgtcaaaatagaagctggaggacgactacatctggtgcgagcattgatcgatgtttgttcgccgtcaaccgtcatatcggccgacttggtccgggatctgcggctggacgaaactcgagtgggtagccagacaggctgtgtggtgtgtctgcgggggaagcacggcgataacaaacgcattgcgacccatgccgtcgtcacaccacatttccaccgagtggcgcctagtcacagcctggatgcagccatcgcggctatgtatacacacatctgtctcgccgatccaaaattctacgtcgcgtcgccagtacgcctagttctcggggcagacgtatatgccgacatTATTCTAAATCAAGTTCTGCCAGCGTCATTCGGCCCGCTCTTGGCGCAAAGCACGATATTCGGCTTCGTGCTTTCTGGAGTATCTAGAGCCTAA